DNA from Halorarum salinum:
AGGAGATCGGCACGATGGTCGTCGCGACCCGCGCGACGGCCGGCGTCGCGGACGGCGTCCCGGTGTTCTGTCTCCCCGGCAGCGAGAACGCCGCCCTGCTGGGGGCCGAGGGGATCATCGCGCCGGAGGCTCCCCACCTCGCGGGGCTGGCGAGCCGGGACGAAGACTGACCGGGCGACCCTCGACCCCGTCAGGACCCCCCACGCTCCCGGAAACATGGACAGCTTCATTTGTCCGTCCGGCACAGTCGTGATATGTTGATCACCGTCTCCGGCCCGCCCGGCAGCGGGAAGAGCACCACCGCCGCGTCGCTCGCTGAAGCCTTCGGGCTCGACCACGTCTCCGGCGGCGACATCTTCCGCGAACTCGCGGCAGAGAACGGCATGACGCCCGTCGAGTTCAACGAGCTCGCCGAGGAGGACGAGGCGATCGACCGCGACCTGGACCGCCGGCTCCGCGAGGTCGCCCTCGAGCGCGACGACGTGCTGCTCGAGTCCAGGCTCGCGGGCTGGCTCGCGGCCGAACACGCCGACCTCCGCATCTGGCTCGACGCGCCGCTCTCGGTCCGCTGTGAACGCATCGCCGACCGCGAGGGCAAGCCGCTCGACCAGGTTCGCGAGGAGACCGAGCGCCGGGAGCGGAGCGAGGCGAAGCGGTACGAGGAGTACTACAACGTCCGCATCGACGACCTGACCATCTACGACATCTCCTACAACACCGCGCGCTGGTCCGCGGAGGGCGTGCTGGGGATGTTGACGACGGCCGTCGACTCCTACGACCCGAACACCGACGAGGGGAAGACGCCGGTCGTCGGCGTCGAGTACGACTTCTGACCGCACATGCGCCCCGCCCCCGAGAACCGGACCGTCGACGAACTCCTCGAGTTCGGCGTCGTGAACCTCGACAAACCCGCCGGCCCCTCCGCCCACCAGGTGAGCGCCTGGGTCCGGGACGTGGCCGGCGTCGAGCGCGCCGCGCACGCGGGGACGCTGGACCCGAAGGTGACGGGCTGTCTGCCGGTCCTGCTCGGGGACGCGACCAGGCTCGCGCGGGCGTTCCTCGAGGGAACCAAGGAGTACGTCGCGGTGCTCGAACTCCACGGTCGCGCCCCGGCCGACCTCGAGGCCGTCCTCGCCGAGTTCGAGGGGGAACTGTACCAGAAACCGCCGCGCAAGTCCGCGGTCGCCCGTCGGCTCCGCACCCGCGAGGTGTACGACCTCGACGTGCTCGACCGGACCGACCGGAAGGTGCTCCTCCGGATCCGCTGCGAGTCGGGGACCTACGTCCGGAAGCTGTGTCACGACGTCGGGCTGGCGCTCGGGACCGGCGGGCACATGGGCCACCTCCGCCGGACCGCGACGGACCCGTTCGACGACCGCGACCTCCACACCCTGCAGGACCTCGTGGACGGGCTGGCGTACGAACGTGAGGACGGCGACGAGCGCCTGCTCCGCGAGGTCCTCGCGCCAGCGGAACGGGCGCTCACCCACCTCCCGCGGAT
Protein-coding regions in this window:
- the cmk gene encoding (d)CMP kinase — translated: MLITVSGPPGSGKSTTAASLAEAFGLDHVSGGDIFRELAAENGMTPVEFNELAEEDEAIDRDLDRRLREVALERDDVLLESRLAGWLAAEHADLRIWLDAPLSVRCERIADREGKPLDQVREETERRERSEAKRYEEYYNVRIDDLTIYDISYNTARWSAEGVLGMLTTAVDSYDPNTDEGKTPVVGVEYDF
- a CDS encoding RNA-guided pseudouridylation complex pseudouridine synthase subunit Cbf5, producing MRPAPENRTVDELLEFGVVNLDKPAGPSAHQVSAWVRDVAGVERAAHAGTLDPKVTGCLPVLLGDATRLARAFLEGTKEYVAVLELHGRAPADLEAVLAEFEGELYQKPPRKSAVARRLRTREVYDLDVLDRTDRKVLLRIRCESGTYVRKLCHDVGLALGTGGHMGHLRRTATDPFDDRDLHTLQDLVDGLAYEREDGDERLLREVLAPAERALTHLPRITVADSAAAEIANGAPVYAPGVVGVSGPEDAPDAEPDEGDLLVCYTADGSAVCLGALVGDPDAEAGEVVSLERVLV